The DNA segment TGCTCACCCCAGGGAACACCTTCACCGGTTCGAAACGCGTCGGCCAGTTTGGGAACAGCTGCAAACATAGCAGAAATACCGTAAAATCCTCCCATCAAATACGCAGGACTGTCCTCGTTGTTAAAGATCATCGCTTGCTCCGGTGAGAGGGAAAATTTCTTTTCCTTTGGATCATACTGAAGATATTCCCCAGCCGCTTGTGCAGACAGCCACTCACGCGCATAACGTTCATTTGTGTTGGTAGCCTGAGCAAGTTCGGACGAGGTAAGCGGGCCGTTTGCGAGAGCCTTGTAATAACCAAGTGTTTCGCCAAGGAGCACGAGCGCACCACTGTATCCGGCAGAAATCTCGCCAAAAAGCTTCCCAACGAGTTGCTCTAGTTTTTGTTGATCGATTGTCATATAAATCTTCCCCTTATTCCTAATTCAATATTAGTTTAATTAAAACTCAAAGTAGTTTCTACTTACGTCTTTTGACAGATTACCATCTCGAAAAAAATTCGTTGATCGCTTTTCGGAATGTACATGTCTTTGGGAATAAACGTATCAAAAAGGGAAACGAATCACGCGTCTTTTTCAGAATCATATTGTTTGCAACACAAACTTTAAAGGTCCTCGCTTTATAGATCGTTCTTTTTCCACTGGATCAAGAAAGATCCATCCGTTTTGCATGAATCGTATGGGATATGGTCATTCCTCGAAATATGTCGATGATTCTACAAAATCGTAAAATTCTTTGGAAGTCCCTCGACGCAAATCTTAACAATTAAAAAGCAATATGAATACGCGTTGGATTTGGGCCTCTCTTGCTTCTCTTTAATTCGGCTTAGATCCGTTACGCGTCTTTCAAAATCCTGAACGAATTCGTAGAAAACAGTATTCTGAGTTCAGAAAGCAAAGCAAATGGACACGGTAGATTAGGTAAAGAAGATTGCATCACCTGTTTTCCGGTTTGCAATAGAAAGATGTGAAACTCAAAAATTTACGGTGCTAAGCATATTAGAAATATGCCCGTTCCAAGAACAAGCTTTTGACAAGAACCAAAACCAAAAATCAATCGACCCAGGAAGCCCTAATTGTTGAAAAATTAAATTTGTGATTTTCTTATAAAAGTATTTGGAACGAAAATCATTCCAACCGCCTAACAAACCACCAAGTGCATACGACACTTTGATTTTGTTTTTATCAATTGGAATTCCTTTTACATCCTTGGTGGTTAAATCCAGTTCAACAGAATCCGCACCTGCAAAAGTTCCGATCCACATTGCAACCCCTTGAGAACGAAATCGCGCGTCTTGAAATTGAATATCCAGAGTTTCTTTGGCCGTATCGGAAAAGGACACACCTTTCTTTTGCAATTTCGTTTTAAAATACTCGATAAAATGTCCCGCAACAAAAGTCGGAGACTCTTTTAAGAACTCCGCTTCCGGCGCATAGGACACAACCAATTTTTCATTGAATTTAATCGCTTTATAATTCGGGGTCGAAAACTCACCCATTCGATTCGAGTAACACTCGAACTGCAGCTTACAACAAGCTGAATCGAAAACGCCAAAACAACCAACATCACCTTTCTTACATGGAACATACATTTACACTAATAAACACATTCATAAAATGATATATTATGAAAACAACATTTTATTAATAATGATTAAAAATAAACAAAGTAAATCGTCCCGCAGAATTCACATGAATCAATTTTTTAATAATAAATTGCCAATCTGATACTTTATAATATGAATTAATGCTATAAAAACAAGTCCACGAGCGGCCACGGATTCCAATTTCTTTCGCAAAATGCCTCTTTTTGCAATGGCTTCTCGATTCAGCGCGAGAATTCGATCCAAAAAAAAATCGATGCTCTTTCGGGAAAGAATGCGTTCTAGATACTCTATCCGCGTGAGTTTGTCTTTCGGACTTCAAAATGAGTTTTTTGATTTATTTTCCGGTGGTCGAAAGTGACGATATTGGAAAAAAGTGGGTGGCAAGAAGTTTCGGAATTCTTTGACGAAAGAAAGAAATTTTCAGCTTAGAATTGAATCTTATAAGTAACGAAAAAATTGGAGATGTTGACGGATAGTTTGCGGAGGAAAGACAAAGAGAATGAATCAATTTTCAATTATTTTCGAAGATTGATTGAAATTGGATTCTTTTGAAGATGGTCATTTACACAGAATTGCTGGCATCTGCGAAACAATCCGAAACCTTCCTTAATCTCGAATTATTTTTCATTAAAACGATTGAAAACCTTTAGTAACATCCAACTTTCGACTTCTTTTTTAAACTCGGAATTCCCCATGATTTTATCAAAAATATCCTGATTGTTATCCATTCTCTCAATCAATTTGTTAATGAAAATTTCATCAAAAGCATATTTGAAATTTTCAATGGGATTATTTTGAGCCCTTGTCTTCAGTTGATCGTCTTGGTACAACTCCTCTTCAACTTGATTGAAGAACAATTTATCAATTTCTCTAAAATCAGTTCCGAACTTTTCGTTTAGAATTCGAATAATATCAGATAATTTTACTTTTTCTTCTACATCTTTTCCACCAGCGGATTCCTTCTCTCCATCCAAATTGGCCTCCCCCTGTATTTTCAATACGAGATCCGCTTCTTCCAATTTCTTTAATCGATAGAATTCCAAGGCAACATCGTCGTCCAATTGTAACTTCTCAATATAGCTCGTTTTGGGAATTTTTAAAACTAAGTATCTACCAAAACTATATAATTTTTCCAAATCAACATCCTGAAAGGGCATGATCTGAGAGAGAAAACCGTAACCCCTAAGATACGCTATGAGAGCCTTTTTGAAAAGATCTTGTTCCTCTTCATTTTTTCCCTTGAATCGATCTATACTAGGATCGATAAAGCTGTATAATCTACTCTGCGATTTTGCAGTTTGATTTCCCTCTCGGTAAAATACTTTTGCAAATCCGTCCACTTCGGATTGATAATATATATAAGCTGAATCTAATTTGGCTTTTAGGTCGTATAATCGATTCGGATCGCTCGGTTCTTCCAAACTCGTTAATTCGTAATACGGCTGGAAGGAATCTAAGATCGTCTGCCGTTCATTGGCAAAATCGATTACGAGCGCATCTTCTTTTCCCGGATAGGTTCTATTTAAACGAGATAAGGTCTGAACCGCCTTGACTCCGATGATTTTTTTATCCACATACATGGTATGCAATAAGGGTTGATCAAATCCTGTTTGATATTTATCCGCGACGAGAAGAACTCGATATTTTTCCCCTTCACCGAATTTTTCCGGAAGCTCTTTTTCCCCGAATTGGTTCAATTGCGCTTCTCTGATTCCCTCTTTGTATAAATCATGATAAAGGACTCCCGAAAATGCAACGAGAGGATCGATTCCAGTATAACCTTTTTCTTTGATGTATTCTTTAAATCTTAGATAGTATTCCAGAGCATGCCTACGCGAGGATGTTACGACCATTGCCTTGGCCTTTCCTCCAATTCGAGGCATTATAATTTTTCTAAAATGTTCGACGATAACTTCGATCTTTTGGCTGATATTATGAGGATGAAGGGAAGCAAATCTTCCAATCGCCTGTAGAGCTTTTTTCTTATTTAATTCGGGATCATCCGCAATGGTTTTCGAAATACGATAGTATTCTTTGTAAGTTATATAATTTTTTAATACGTCCAGAATATACTTTTCTTCGATAGCCTGTCTCATCGAGTATAAGTGAAACGGGACAAATTTACCTACTTCAGTTTGGATTCCAAAAACTTCCAAAGTTTTAGCCTTTGGAGTCGCCGTAAAAGCAAAGATAGAAAGATTTTTTTGGGGACCTCGTTTTAAAATCGCCTCACGGATTAGATCGTCGTCGTCCGATGAATTCTCCTCAAACTGCCTTTCCATTTCCTCCGATTCCTCCAAGGAAAGATGATTACTCGAAAGAGCCTCAGCCATATTCTTAGAAGATTCTCCACCCTGGCTGCTATGAGCTTCGTCGATGATGACTGCGTAATTTCGATCCGGAAGATCATTTAAATGTTTTAAAGCAAATGGAAATTTTTGAAGAGTGGTGATTATGATATTCGTACCGAATTGGATCGCGTTTGCTAACTGTTTGGAATCGTCGTCGATCCTTTGAACGACTCCTTGTTTGTGTTCGAATTGATAAATCGTATCCTGCAATTGTCGATCCAGCACCGTTCGATCCGTAATGACAATCACGGAATCAAAAATCTTTTTATCAGCATCATCGTAAAGACTACTCAGACGGTAAGCCAGCCAGGCGATGGAATTACTCTTTCCACTTCCCGCAGAATGCTGAATGAGATATTTTTTTCCGGGACCGAAACGTTTTGCATCTAAGGAAATTTTGCGAACTACGTCGATTTGATGATATCGGGGAAAAAGAGTGGATTCCTTAGTATAGTTTTTTCCATCGATTTTAAAAA comes from the Leptospira sp. WS92.C1 genome and includes:
- a CDS encoding type I restriction endonuclease subunit R codes for the protein MKSSIHTEATFETAIIEHLISIGWKEGDAGNFDKSLALDKQTILSFIVRSQEKEWEKLKVYYKEDTENKFFQRLYKELDLRGMLDVLRHGITDSGVKFKLAYFKPDSKLNPDTYLEYQKNELSVTRQVHYSLKNNNSIDLLLSLNGLPVATIELKNHFTGQSIQDAILQYKNTRDPKELLFQWKKRALVHFAVDPDEVHLTTKLDGDNTKFLPFNKGNGSGAGNPLNPNGYKTSYFWEEILSPDSWMELLSRFLHLRKEVFKIDGKNYTKESTLFPRYHQIDVVRKISLDAKRFGPGKKYLIQHSAGSGKSNSIAWLAYRLSSLYDDADKKIFDSVIVITDRTVLDRQLQDTIYQFEHKQGVVQRIDDDSKQLANAIQFGTNIIITTLQKFPFALKHLNDLPDRNYAVIIDEAHSSQGGESSKNMAEALSSNHLSLEESEEMERQFEENSSDDDDLIREAILKRGPQKNLSIFAFTATPKAKTLEVFGIQTEVGKFVPFHLYSMRQAIEEKYILDVLKNYITYKEYYRISKTIADDPELNKKKALQAIGRFASLHPHNISQKIEVIVEHFRKIIMPRIGGKAKAMVVTSSRRHALEYYLRFKEYIKEKGYTGIDPLVAFSGVLYHDLYKEGIREAQLNQFGEKELPEKFGEGEKYRVLLVADKYQTGFDQPLLHTMYVDKKIIGVKAVQTLSRLNRTYPGKEDALVIDFANERQTILDSFQPYYELTSLEEPSDPNRLYDLKAKLDSAYIYYQSEVDGFAKVFYREGNQTAKSQSRLYSFIDPSIDRFKGKNEEEQDLFKKALIAYLRGYGFLSQIMPFQDVDLEKLYSFGRYLVLKIPKTSYIEKLQLDDDVALEFYRLKKLEEADLVLKIQGEANLDGEKESAGGKDVEEKVKLSDIIRILNEKFGTDFREIDKLFFNQVEEELYQDDQLKTRAQNNPIENFKYAFDEIFINKLIERMDNNQDIFDKIMGNSEFKKEVESWMLLKVFNRFNEK